The DNA sequence GTCCATGCCGTCAGCGACAGCAGAAGGGCACTTATCGTGGCCGCCCTCTTTGCGTCGGCGGCGCTGCTCTCCGGGTGGCTGTACGTCGTTACCGACATCCCCGCTCTCAACGTCGCTGAAAACGCCATTTCTCTCATCTTCTACACACATACCACCATCATAATCCTTACCGTCGTCCTGCGGTCGCGGGCGATCACCACCGATACCATCTACGGAGCGATCTGCGTCTACCTCCTCATCGGGCTGACCTATGCCAACGGATACACCTTCATCGAGACCATGAACCCCGGTTCATTCTATGCCAGTGCCGTACACGAACCGGGCGGCAGGTTAGCGTTCCCGGATCTCCTCTACTACAGTTTCGTTACTATGACGACGCTCGGGTACGGCGACATCACGCCGATCACCAACCAGGCCCGGTCGCTCGCCATGCTCGAAGCGGTGAGCGGAGTCCTCTACGTCGCCGTCCTCATCTCACGGCTCATCGGGTCGCTCGGCAGGTCATCGGGCTCTGATGGCGACGAAGAGCAAAAAAAGTGAAATGACGGATATTTTTGAAAACAAACGAAGAATAACTCCGAATATTCTCGAAGTTAAAGGAAGATATTTATTTTTCCGAAAGCAACATCTGATCGATACCTATGCGGGTAAAACTTGCGCTACTGGCAACAGCTCTTCTGGTGCTCTCCGCTGCAGTCATCGGCAATGTTGCAGCACAGCCCGAAGATCCAAACGAGAAGTACATCTACACATCAGGCACCGGGAAAGTGACCACGACCCCGAACCAGGCGACCGTCTCCCTCGCTGTCGAGACCGAGAACGCCGACGTCGCGACGGCACAGCAGGAGAACGCACGACAGATGGACGCAGTCATCGCCGCCCTGAAGGCAGCAGGCATTCCGGCCGAGAAGATCAAGACGACCGGGTATACCATCACCCCGGTGACCGAGGATACCACGAGCGCCACCTGGATGAGTTCGAAGGTCAAGTTCTATCGGGTGACGAACACGGTGCGGGTAACACTGGATGAGGTGAACCGGGTAGGGGAGATCATCGATATCGCCATCGCGAACGGTGCGAACCGGGTTAACCATATCGAGTTCACCGTCAGTGACGACCGGCAGCAGGAGCTCCGCTCCCAGGCGCTGACCGCCGCCGTGCAGCAGGCACGGGGCGATGCCGACGCCGTTGCGGCAGCACTCGGCAAGACGATCATCGATGTGAAAGAGGTCAACGTCGGCGGCAGTTACATTCCCGTCATGTATGACGCAGCCAGATCGTACTACAGCGGTGCCGCCGAGAAGGCAATGGGCGTGCCCACCCCGATCGAGGTCGGCGAGATGGATGTGACGGCAACGGTCTCGGTCACCTATATCATCGTCTGATATCCACCCCCTCCTTTTTCTTTCCTCTCCCGGAGACGCCGGAGCAACTATTTATCGCTGTCGGGATGAAACCAGAACGCATGGTTACTATTGTCGAGGTCTACAACAA is a window from the Methanoculleus taiwanensis genome containing:
- a CDS encoding potassium channel family protein → MLTSIVLIAGVHAVSDSRRALIVAALFASAALLSGWLYVVTDIPALNVAENAISLIFYTHTTIIILTVVLRSRAITTDTIYGAICVYLLIGLTYANGYTFIETMNPGSFYASAVHEPGGRLAFPDLLYYSFVTMTTLGYGDITPITNQARSLAMLEAVSGVLYVAVLISRLIGSLGRSSGSDGDEEQKK
- a CDS encoding SIMPL domain-containing protein; translation: MRVKLALLATALLVLSAAVIGNVAAQPEDPNEKYIYTSGTGKVTTTPNQATVSLAVETENADVATAQQENARQMDAVIAALKAAGIPAEKIKTTGYTITPVTEDTTSATWMSSKVKFYRVTNTVRVTLDEVNRVGEIIDIAIANGANRVNHIEFTVSDDRQQELRSQALTAAVQQARGDADAVAAALGKTIIDVKEVNVGGSYIPVMYDAARSYYSGAAEKAMGVPTPIEVGEMDVTATVSVTYIIV